One Serinicoccus chungangensis genomic window carries:
- a CDS encoding SDR family oxidoreductase — protein sequence MPRRDPDLTLPDLTGRRALVTGASDGIGLGIATRLAAAGAEVVMPVRDQGKGEAAAGRIRDHHPTARLRLESLDLSSLASVAALGGRLRADGAPLHLLVNNAGVMTPPERQVTEDGLELQLGTNHLGHVALTAHLLPLLRAGGARVVSQTSIAARGGGMHWEDLQWERGYDAMGAYRQSKIALALFALALDRRSADAGWGITSALAHPGVAPTSLLSARPEMGRSRATSSRRVIQWLSDRGVLVGTAHSAALPALLAATSPEGGAFFGPQGWGHAGGPPGSTPLWRPLRTGDAERLWAVSQELVGVSFG from the coding sequence ATGCCACGCAGAGACCCCGACCTCACCCTCCCCGACCTCACCGGCCGACGAGCCCTGGTGACCGGCGCCAGTGACGGCATCGGGCTGGGGATCGCCACCCGCCTCGCCGCCGCCGGGGCGGAGGTCGTCATGCCCGTCCGCGACCAGGGCAAGGGCGAGGCGGCGGCGGGCCGCATCCGGGACCATCACCCGACGGCCCGGCTGCGGCTGGAGTCCCTCGACCTCTCCTCCCTGGCCTCGGTGGCCGCCCTGGGCGGGCGGCTGCGTGCCGACGGGGCGCCGCTGCACCTCCTGGTCAACAACGCGGGGGTGATGACCCCGCCCGAGCGGCAGGTGACCGAGGACGGGTTGGAGCTGCAGCTCGGGACCAACCACCTGGGGCACGTGGCGCTCACGGCGCACCTGCTGCCGCTGCTGCGGGCCGGCGGGGCGCGGGTGGTCTCCCAGACGAGCATCGCCGCCCGCGGCGGCGGGATGCACTGGGAGGACCTGCAGTGGGAGCGTGGCTACGACGCGATGGGGGCCTACCGGCAGTCCAAGATCGCGCTCGCGCTCTTCGCGCTCGCGCTCGACCGGCGCAGCGCCGACGCCGGCTGGGGCATCACCAGCGCCCTCGCCCACCCCGGGGTGGCGCCGACCAGCCTGCTCTCGGCCAGGCCCGAGATGGGCCGCTCCCGTGCGACCTCGAGCCGCCGGGTCATCCAGTGGCTCTCCGACCGGGGCGTCCTCGTCGGGACGGCGCACAGCGCCGCCCTGCCGGCCCTCCTGGCGGCGACCTCCCCGGAGGGAGGGGCGTTCTTCGGCCCCCAGGGCTGGGGGCACGCCGGGGGGCCGCCCGGCAGCACCCCCCTGTGGCGGCCGCTGCGGACCGGGGACGCCGAGCGCCTGTGGGCGGTCTCGCAGGAGCTGGTCGGCGTCTCCTTCGGGTGA
- a CDS encoding helix-turn-helix transcriptional regulator, translating into MMDRAGLADVLRHRRQSLQPEDVGMPRGPRRRTSGLRREEAAALCHMSTDYWSRLEQERGPRPSAQMVGSIAQGLHLTVAERDHLFRLAGHPPPPAASAGMHISPGVLRILDRLADTPAEVVTELGETLRQTPVGIALLGDLTRFTGPFRSIGYRWFALPGARDIYAEEDHASYSRLYASGLRGVAGLRGPGSRAAELATLLLESSEEFREVWQRQEVGLQPPDVKRYRLPSVGDIELNCQVMHAPAQAQTLLVYTAAPGSDSHEKLELLAVLGAEGVRQT; encoded by the coding sequence ATGATGGATCGCGCCGGACTCGCCGACGTCCTCCGGCACCGTCGGCAGTCGCTGCAGCCGGAGGACGTCGGTATGCCGCGGGGGCCGCGACGACGCACCTCCGGGCTGCGCCGGGAGGAGGCGGCGGCCCTGTGCCACATGTCCACCGACTACTGGTCCCGGCTGGAGCAGGAGCGCGGCCCACGGCCGTCCGCCCAGATGGTGGGCTCGATCGCGCAGGGTCTGCACCTCACCGTCGCCGAGCGCGACCACCTCTTCCGGCTGGCCGGACATCCGCCCCCTCCGGCCGCCTCGGCGGGGATGCACATCAGTCCCGGCGTCCTGCGGATCCTCGACCGGCTCGCCGACACCCCGGCCGAGGTCGTCACCGAGCTCGGCGAGACCCTGCGCCAGACCCCGGTGGGGATCGCCCTGCTCGGCGACCTCACCCGGTTCACCGGACCCTTCCGCAGCATCGGCTACCGCTGGTTCGCCCTGCCGGGCGCCCGCGACATCTACGCCGAGGAGGACCACGCGTCCTACTCCCGGCTCTACGCCTCCGGGCTGCGCGGGGTGGCCGGTCTGCGCGGGCCAGGGTCCCGCGCGGCGGAGCTCGCGACCCTCCTGCTGGAGTCCAGCGAGGAGTTCCGGGAGGTGTGGCAGCGGCAGGAGGTCGGCCTGCAGCCGCCGGACGTCAAGCGCTACCGGCTGCCCTCCGTCGGCGACATCGAGCTGAACTGCCAGGTCATGCACGCCCCTGCGCAGGCGCAGACGCTGCTGGTCTACACCGCCGCCCCGGGCAGCGACAGCCACGAGAAGCTGGAGCTGCTCGCGGTCCTCGGCGCGGAGGGCGTGCGGCAGACCTAG
- a CDS encoding ankyrin repeat domain-containing protein, whose translation MNDPLGSDPPAPEVVDLAHVLFDLARAGDGERLAAYVDAGAPVDLTDPAGNTLLMLAAYHGHPGTVGELARRGADVDRLNDRGQSPLAGAVFKGEAEVVAVLLQHGADPDAGQPTARETAAMFGREDLVAREA comes from the coding sequence ATGAACGACCCGCTCGGATCCGACCCCCCGGCGCCCGAGGTCGTCGACCTCGCGCACGTCCTCTTCGACCTGGCGAGGGCCGGTGACGGCGAGCGCCTCGCCGCCTACGTCGACGCCGGGGCCCCCGTGGACCTCACCGACCCGGCGGGCAACACCCTGCTCATGCTGGCGGCCTACCACGGGCACCCGGGGACCGTGGGCGAGCTGGCCCGCCGCGGCGCCGACGTCGACCGGCTGAACGACCGTGGCCAGTCGCCGCTGGCGGGCGCCGTCTTCAAGGGCGAGGCGGAGGTGGTGGCCGTGCTGCTGCAGCACGGCGCCGACCCGGACGCCGGGCAGCCCACCGCCCGCGAGACGGCCGCGATGTTCGGCCGCGAGGACCTCGTCGCCCGGGAGGCCTGA
- a CDS encoding cation diffusion facilitator family transporter has product MSAGQGPASAPGHDHGADASTTRLLVAFAVTATILVAEVVGAFVTGSLALLVDAGHMLTDAGGLLIALTAARLMTRPPSERRTWGYARAEVLGAGAQATVLLGVGGYALVEGVRRLLADEPAEVAGGLLLAFGVVGLLGNLVAMLVLAGGRDANLNLRAAFLEVVADALGSVAVIVSAVLIQTLGWTRADAVAGVLIALLILPRAVTILREAGSVLLESVPPGLSLPELREHLLGVDHVLDVHDLHVSRIGTGTPVLSAHVVVEDGCFRDGHAPQLLDALQSCVAGHFDVSVEHSTFQLEPRQHGGHEQAHHP; this is encoded by the coding sequence ATGAGTGCAGGGCAGGGACCGGCCTCCGCCCCCGGTCACGACCACGGGGCGGACGCCAGCACGACGCGGTTGCTGGTCGCCTTCGCGGTCACCGCCACGATCCTCGTCGCGGAGGTCGTCGGGGCGTTCGTCACGGGCAGCCTCGCGCTGCTCGTCGACGCGGGCCACATGCTGACCGACGCCGGCGGCCTGCTCATCGCCCTCACCGCCGCCCGACTCATGACGCGGCCCCCGTCCGAGCGTCGGACCTGGGGGTATGCCCGCGCCGAGGTCCTCGGGGCCGGCGCCCAGGCGACGGTCCTGCTGGGGGTCGGCGGCTACGCCCTCGTCGAGGGCGTGCGCCGGCTGCTCGCGGACGAGCCGGCCGAGGTGGCGGGTGGGCTGCTCCTGGCCTTCGGCGTGGTGGGGCTGCTCGGCAACCTGGTCGCGATGCTCGTCCTGGCCGGCGGGCGGGACGCCAACCTCAACCTGCGCGCCGCCTTCCTCGAGGTCGTGGCCGACGCGCTGGGCTCGGTCGCGGTCATCGTCTCGGCGGTGCTCATCCAGACCCTGGGGTGGACGCGGGCGGACGCCGTCGCGGGGGTGCTCATCGCGCTGCTCATCCTGCCCCGGGCGGTGACGATCCTGCGGGAGGCGGGCAGCGTCCTGCTGGAGTCGGTGCCCCCGGGGCTGTCGCTGCCGGAGCTGCGCGAGCACCTGCTCGGGGTCGACCACGTCCTCGACGTGCACGACCTGCACGTCTCCCGCATCGGCACCGGGACGCCGGTCCTCAGCGCCCACGTGGTCGTCGAGGACGGGTGCTTCCGCGACGGCCACGCGCCCCAGCTGCTGGACGCGCTGCAGTCCTGCGTGGCGGGGCACTTCGACGTCAGCGTGGAGCACTCGACCTTCCAGCTGGAGCCGCGCCAGCACGGGGGCCACGAGCAGGCCCACCACCCGTGA
- a CDS encoding HEAT repeat domain-containing protein: MSTLEQARRAVYDVDPTVRQKAAVYLGTHGEESLTPELVALLVAEPDFFVRETLTWAVVRRPAAALPHLVEALGGAPEARVQVLHALSKIQAPEAVPHILPFADDADHRVAMKAWWALGRTGTAEAAPALLPHLGQGGEEQQRELARAFEQLGEPGVPGLAEAVADGDGAVRRHAAQTLVLVGDPAARPAAPPLAAMAETDEKDNALVALEALAALDEPCVEPALERLRDGDDRFRSMTAQWLLTDRAERGLGGAARGD, encoded by the coding sequence GTGAGCACGCTGGAGCAGGCGCGTCGCGCCGTGTACGACGTCGACCCCACCGTCCGTCAGAAGGCGGCGGTGTACCTGGGCACCCACGGGGAGGAGTCGCTGACGCCGGAGCTGGTGGCGCTGCTCGTCGCCGAGCCGGACTTCTTCGTCCGGGAGACCCTGACCTGGGCGGTCGTGCGCCGCCCCGCGGCCGCGCTGCCGCACTTGGTCGAGGCGCTGGGCGGGGCCCCGGAGGCGAGGGTCCAGGTGCTGCACGCCCTGAGCAAGATCCAGGCCCCGGAGGCCGTGCCGCACATCCTGCCGTTCGCCGACGACGCGGACCACCGGGTGGCGATGAAGGCCTGGTGGGCCCTGGGCCGCACCGGCACCGCCGAGGCGGCGCCCGCCCTCCTGCCCCACCTCGGGCAGGGCGGCGAGGAGCAGCAGCGCGAGCTCGCGCGGGCCTTCGAGCAGCTGGGCGAGCCGGGGGTGCCCGGGCTGGCGGAGGCGGTGGCCGACGGCGACGGCGCCGTCCGGCGCCACGCGGCCCAGACCCTCGTCCTCGTCGGCGACCCCGCCGCCCGCCCGGCCGCGCCCCCCCTGGCCGCCATGGCCGAGACCGACGAGAAGGACAACGCCCTGGTGGCGCTGGAGGCGCTGGCCGCCCTGGACGAGCCGTGCGTCGAGCCGGCCCTGGAGCGTCTGCGCGACGGGGACGACCGGTTCCGCTCGATGACCGCGCAGTGGCTGCTCACCGACCGCGCCGAGCGCGGGCTGGGCGGGGCCGCACGGGGCGACTGA
- a CDS encoding AAA family ATPase, with protein sequence MYATVAVHGYRSLRDVVLPLGRLTVVTGANGSGKSSLYRALRLLGACGRGEAVRALAQEGGLASALWAGPESLAQARRGHEVQGTSRSGPVGVRLGVGGAGPDLSYLVDLGIPVQGGSAFDRDPELKREAVWRGPVMRPATLAARRRHQAVELRDEDGRWDTAPVSVPPWSSMLTDVVDPLEAPELWAVRKELRTWRFYDGFRVDAGAPARRPQVGTRTWALAEDGADLAAALQTIREDSGAELTAAVEDAFDGARLDIAVTDGLFDVALHQPGMLRPLRSAELSDGTLRYLLWLAALLTPVPPRLLALNEPETSLHPSLVAPLARAVVRASRRAQVVLVTHSEPMVEALAAAVRDADGLDADPRDLETDPGEVPAMCVHGLAKDLGETRVVGQGMLSTPSWEWGRR encoded by the coding sequence ATGTACGCGACGGTCGCCGTCCACGGCTACCGCTCGCTCCGCGACGTGGTGCTGCCGCTCGGGCGGCTGACCGTCGTCACCGGGGCGAACGGGTCGGGCAAGAGCAGCCTCTACCGCGCCCTGCGCCTGCTCGGGGCCTGCGGTCGGGGGGAGGCGGTCCGCGCCCTCGCGCAGGAGGGCGGTCTGGCCTCGGCGCTGTGGGCCGGGCCGGAGTCGCTCGCGCAGGCTCGCCGCGGCCACGAGGTGCAGGGGACCTCGCGCTCCGGCCCGGTCGGCGTCCGCCTCGGGGTCGGCGGCGCCGGGCCCGACCTGTCCTACCTCGTCGACCTCGGCATCCCCGTGCAGGGGGGCTCGGCCTTCGACCGCGACCCGGAGCTGAAGCGCGAGGCGGTGTGGCGGGGGCCGGTCATGCGACCGGCGACCCTGGCCGCCCGACGCCGGCACCAGGCGGTCGAGCTGCGCGACGAGGACGGCCGGTGGGACACGGCGCCGGTGTCGGTGCCGCCGTGGTCCAGCATGCTCACCGACGTCGTCGACCCGCTCGAGGCGCCGGAGCTCTGGGCGGTCCGGAAGGAGCTGCGCACGTGGCGGTTCTACGACGGCTTCCGGGTCGATGCCGGGGCGCCGGCCCGACGGCCGCAGGTCGGCACCCGGACGTGGGCGCTGGCGGAGGACGGCGCCGACCTCGCGGCTGCCCTCCAAACGATCCGTGAGGACTCCGGGGCCGAGCTGACCGCGGCCGTCGAGGACGCCTTCGACGGGGCCCGGCTGGACATCGCGGTGACCGACGGGCTCTTCGACGTGGCGCTGCACCAGCCCGGCATGCTGCGACCGCTGCGCTCCGCCGAGCTGTCCGACGGCACGCTGCGCTACCTGCTCTGGCTCGCCGCCCTGCTCACCCCGGTGCCGCCACGGCTGCTGGCCCTCAACGAGCCCGAGACCAGCCTGCACCCGAGCCTCGTCGCGCCGCTGGCGCGGGCGGTGGTGCGGGCGTCCCGCCGCGCGCAGGTCGTGCTGGTGACCCACTCCGAGCCCATGGTCGAGGCGCTCGCCGCTGCGGTGCGCGACGCCGACGGCCTCGACGCCGACCCGCGCGACCTGGAGACCGACCCCGGCGAGGTGCCGGCGATGTGCGTGCACGGGCTGGCCAAGGACCTCGGCGAGACCCGCGTGGTGGGGCAGGGGATGCTGTCGACGCCCAGCTGGGAGTGGGGCCGCCGCTGA
- a CDS encoding SGNH/GDSL hydrolase family protein, which translates to MPARPDAPQPRVWERFVALGDSFTEGLVDPDASAPTEDRYVGWADRVAAALAARNDALGAPFGYANLAIRGRLIDAVVSEQLPAALALHPDLVSLSAGGNDVLRPRVSMRAVMDRLEGAVAQVRETGADVLLVTAPDVSWAPLVNRVHPRMAEYTANLWAVGQRTGSFVVDIYTLRALHDARMWGPDRIHFSSEGHTRIAAQALWTLGLEQDEDWVTPLDPAPPLGRIESLQADREWVATHLRPWIRRRIRRESSGDDRVPKRPQLGPVVPPAP; encoded by the coding sequence ATGCCCGCCCGACCTGACGCACCGCAGCCGCGCGTCTGGGAGCGCTTCGTGGCCCTGGGGGACTCGTTCACCGAGGGTCTGGTCGATCCCGACGCGTCCGCCCCGACCGAGGACCGCTACGTCGGCTGGGCCGACCGGGTGGCTGCCGCCCTCGCCGCCCGCAACGACGCGCTGGGCGCGCCCTTCGGCTACGCCAACCTGGCCATCCGCGGGCGCCTCATCGACGCCGTCGTCAGCGAGCAGCTGCCCGCCGCGCTGGCCCTCCACCCCGACCTGGTGAGCCTGTCCGCCGGGGGCAACGACGTGCTCCGCCCACGGGTGTCGATGCGCGCCGTCATGGACCGTCTGGAGGGGGCGGTGGCGCAGGTCCGGGAGACCGGCGCCGACGTGCTGCTCGTCACCGCACCGGACGTGTCCTGGGCGCCGCTGGTCAACCGGGTGCACCCGCGGATGGCCGAGTACACCGCCAACCTGTGGGCCGTCGGGCAGCGCACCGGGTCCTTCGTCGTCGACATCTACACGCTGCGTGCCCTGCACGACGCCCGCATGTGGGGGCCGGACCGCATCCACTTCAGCAGCGAGGGGCACACCCGGATCGCCGCGCAGGCGTTGTGGACCCTGGGGCTGGAGCAGGACGAGGACTGGGTCACGCCGCTGGACCCGGCACCCCCGCTGGGGCGGATCGAGTCGTTGCAGGCCGACCGCGAGTGGGTGGCGACCCACCTGCGTCCGTGGATCCGTCGCCGGATCCGGCGGGAGAGCTCGGGCGACGACAGGGTGCCGAAGCGACCCCAGCTCGGCCCGGTCGTGCCCCCGGCCCCCTGA
- a CDS encoding HU family DNA-binding protein: MSKKVIVEAVAREAGMTQAAADKVVNSVLEAISAELAKGEKVSLPGFGTFEVRERSARTGRNPQTGEEIQIAASKAPAFKAGSKLKERVS; encoded by the coding sequence ATGAGCAAGAAGGTTATCGTCGAGGCCGTCGCGCGCGAGGCGGGCATGACCCAGGCCGCCGCCGACAAGGTCGTCAACTCCGTCCTCGAGGCCATCTCCGCCGAGCTCGCCAAGGGCGAGAAGGTCTCCCTCCCCGGCTTCGGCACCTTCGAGGTCCGCGAGCGCTCGGCCCGCACCGGCCGCAACCCGCAGACCGGCGAGGAGATCCAGATCGCCGCGAGCAAGGCGCCGGCGTTCAAGGCCGGCTCCAAGCTCAAGGAGCGCGTCTCCTGA
- a CDS encoding aminotransferase class I/II-fold pyridoxal phosphate-dependent enzyme, which produces MARALGLDPADLLDLSQTMNPLAPPVAPMLERHLDALGHYPDPTAATRALAAALGVDAERLLLTNGGSEAIHLVAAELGGGVRSEPDFGLHPRSPDGPRWRSDPHSPSGHLAGPDERADVWDEAFYALATGRWTAGRDRAAATVGSLTKTFACPGLRLGYVVADADLVARLRARQPHWSVSSLALAVLPDLLAAADLPRWADGIRSLRGELVDLLTAHGLTVDAGDAPWVLVHRAGLRETLAPHGVLVRDCTSFGMPGVARVAVPDADGLTRLGRALDAPPA; this is translated from the coding sequence GTGGCCCGCGCGCTGGGCCTGGACCCGGCCGACCTGCTCGACCTCAGCCAGACCATGAACCCGCTCGCGCCGCCGGTGGCGCCCATGCTGGAGCGGCACCTGGACGCGCTGGGCCACTACCCCGACCCGACGGCGGCGACCCGTGCGCTCGCGGCGGCCCTCGGGGTGGACGCGGAGCGGCTGCTGCTCACCAACGGGGGCAGCGAGGCGATCCACCTCGTCGCGGCCGAGCTGGGCGGGGGCGTGCGCAGCGAGCCCGACTTCGGCCTGCACCCCCGCTCCCCCGACGGCCCGCGCTGGCGCAGCGACCCGCACAGCCCCAGCGGCCACCTGGCCGGTCCGGACGAGCGGGCCGACGTGTGGGACGAGGCGTTCTACGCGCTCGCCACCGGCCGGTGGACCGCCGGGCGCGACCGTGCCGCGGCGACGGTCGGCTCCCTCACCAAGACCTTCGCCTGCCCCGGGCTCCGCCTCGGGTACGTCGTAGCCGACGCCGACCTCGTGGCCCGGCTCCGGGCCCGCCAGCCGCACTGGTCGGTGAGCAGCCTCGCCCTCGCCGTGCTGCCCGACCTGCTCGCCGCCGCCGACCTGCCGAGGTGGGCGGACGGCATACGGTCGCTGCGCGGGGAGCTCGTGGACCTCCTCACCGCGCACGGTCTGACCGTGGACGCGGGCGACGCACCCTGGGTGCTCGTGCACCGGGCGGGACTGCGCGAGACGCTGGCGCCGCACGGTGTCCTCGTCCGCGACTGCACGAGCTTCGGCATGCCCGGCGTCGCCCGCGTCGCCGTCCCGGACGCCGACGGGCTGACGCGGCTGGGGCGGGCGCTCGACGCACCGCCCGCCTGA
- a CDS encoding ABC transporter substrate-binding protein encodes MSIRPPFRLACALALGLTLAACGGDSTDGASEDTAAEQTDAGSEETSDESAASEDMGDAADDPAGFPVTVDTTAGEVTIEEQPQRIVSLSPSATEILFAIGAGDQVIAADAFSTYPEEAPTTDLSGYEPNVEAIAGYEPDLVVISGDTSDLTASLEALDIPVIDNPAPTTIEEGWDGMAMLGIATGHPDETADTVADLRQQVEEAFADAPEGVEGLRVYHELDETFFSASSNSFIGDVYDQFGAVNIADEADADGTGYPQLTEEAIIEADPQLIVITDQVSYTAEDVANRPGWSEVAAVQNDNIVTVSADISSRWGPRLPQLVSTLADAMTQVDEPANG; translated from the coding sequence ATGAGCATCCGTCCCCCCTTCCGCCTGGCCTGCGCCCTCGCGCTCGGCCTGACCCTCGCCGCCTGCGGCGGGGACAGCACCGACGGCGCCTCCGAGGACACCGCGGCCGAGCAGACCGACGCCGGCTCCGAGGAGACCAGCGACGAGTCCGCCGCCTCCGAGGACATGGGCGACGCCGCTGACGACCCGGCCGGCTTCCCGGTCACCGTCGACACCACCGCCGGCGAGGTGACCATCGAGGAGCAGCCGCAGCGGATCGTCTCGCTGTCCCCCTCCGCGACCGAGATCCTCTTCGCCATCGGTGCCGGCGACCAGGTGATCGCCGCCGACGCCTTCTCGACCTACCCGGAGGAGGCGCCGACGACCGACCTGTCCGGCTACGAGCCCAACGTCGAGGCCATCGCCGGCTACGAGCCCGACCTCGTCGTCATCTCCGGGGACACCTCGGACCTCACCGCCTCCCTCGAGGCCCTGGACATCCCGGTCATCGACAACCCCGCCCCGACGACGATCGAGGAGGGCTGGGACGGGATGGCCATGCTCGGCATCGCGACCGGCCACCCCGACGAGACCGCCGACACCGTGGCCGACCTGCGCCAGCAGGTCGAGGAGGCCTTCGCCGACGCGCCCGAGGGCGTGGAGGGCCTGCGGGTCTACCACGAGCTGGACGAGACCTTCTTCTCCGCGAGCAGCAACAGCTTCATCGGCGACGTCTACGACCAGTTCGGCGCGGTCAACATCGCCGACGAGGCGGACGCCGACGGCACCGGCTACCCGCAGCTGACCGAGGAGGCCATCATCGAGGCCGACCCGCAGCTCATCGTCATCACCGACCAGGTGTCCTACACCGCCGAGGACGTCGCGAACCGGCCGGGCTGGTCCGAGGTCGCCGCGGTGCAGAACGACAACATCGTCACCGTCTCGGCCGACATCTCCTCCCGGTGGGGCCCGCGCCTGCCGCAGCTGGTGAGCACCCTGGCCGACGCCATGACGCAGGTGGACGAGCCCGCCAACGGCTGA
- a CDS encoding FecCD family ABC transporter permease, which translates to MTTRTHAPTDALDEAADRAFRLSVPALLGCTALLLLAILASATQGAAGLPVEGVVRALVGALPGVELTQTLTTAQEAVLWQIRLPRTILAALVGASLAMAGAGYQGVFRNPLADPYLLGVSAGAGLGAVLALGFGLDLAWGPIAALPMAAFVGAVLAVAGSVLVARGSFRDPATLLLAGVAMAALFSATQTYALTRLDETRAREVLSWLFGRLATHGWGPVTLLLPYVLLAGAVLWLHARHLDVLRLGDDEARSLGLSPARSRLVVVAAATLITAAAVSVSGLIAFVGLVTPHLVRLLVGHSYRLVVPLSAILGGAFLATVDIGARTLVAPAELPVGVITAFVGAPFFCVVLWRRKADS; encoded by the coding sequence ATGACGACCCGCACCCACGCGCCCACCGATGCGCTCGACGAGGCCGCCGACCGCGCCTTCCGGCTCTCGGTGCCCGCGCTGCTGGGCTGCACGGCCCTGCTGCTCCTCGCGATCCTGGCCTCGGCCACGCAGGGGGCGGCAGGGCTGCCGGTCGAGGGGGTGGTCCGGGCGCTCGTCGGGGCCCTGCCCGGGGTCGAGCTGACGCAGACGCTCACCACCGCCCAGGAGGCGGTGCTGTGGCAGATCCGGCTGCCGCGCACCATCCTCGCCGCGCTCGTCGGCGCGAGCCTGGCCATGGCGGGTGCGGGCTACCAGGGCGTGTTCCGCAACCCGCTGGCCGACCCCTACCTGCTGGGCGTCTCGGCCGGGGCCGGGCTCGGGGCGGTCCTCGCGCTGGGCTTCGGGCTGGACCTGGCGTGGGGGCCGATCGCCGCGCTGCCGATGGCCGCGTTCGTCGGGGCCGTGCTCGCGGTCGCCGGCTCGGTCCTGGTGGCGCGCGGCTCGTTCCGTGACCCGGCGACCCTGCTCCTGGCGGGGGTCGCGATGGCGGCGCTCTTCTCCGCCACCCAGACGTATGCCCTCACCCGGCTCGACGAGACCCGGGCCCGGGAGGTCCTCTCCTGGCTCTTCGGCCGGCTGGCGACGCACGGCTGGGGACCGGTCACGCTGCTGCTGCCCTACGTGCTGCTCGCGGGCGCGGTGCTGTGGCTGCACGCGCGGCACCTCGACGTGCTGCGGCTCGGCGACGACGAGGCCCGCTCGCTCGGCCTGTCCCCCGCGCGCTCCCGGCTCGTCGTGGTCGCCGCCGCGACGCTCATCACGGCGGCTGCCGTGTCGGTGAGCGGGCTCATCGCCTTCGTCGGGCTGGTCACGCCGCACCTGGTCCGGCTGCTCGTGGGCCACTCCTACCGGCTGGTCGTGCCGCTGTCGGCGATCCTCGGCGGGGCCTTCCTCGCGACCGTCGACATCGGCGCCCGCACCCTCGTCGCGCCGGCCGAGCTGCCGGTCGGCGTCATCACCGCCTTCGTCGGGGCCCCCTTCTTCTGCGTCGTCCTGTGGCGCCGGAAGGCCGACTCGTGA
- a CDS encoding ABC transporter ATP-binding protein, with product MTTHRLHPAHALRARDVRVSFGGTEVVAGVDLDLRAGEWLGLIGPNGSGKSTFLRSLVRLVPRTGTVERGDGTPPGPTDLSLMPQSPELPPGMPVVEYVLLGRTAHLGWLSMESRADRRIATDVLRRLGLASFAGRPVRSLSGGEAQRVVIARALVQQSPVLLLDEPTSALDVGHQVEVLELVDELRREDGLTVVAAMHDLGMAARYADRLLLLERGAPVALGTPDEVLEDTLLSRVYHHPVRVHRLDGHLVVLPQARAPHTPASAPIPLLEPSTPSSPRSGRRNVGDGSQKPRSTNPRPAGATEEVS from the coding sequence GTGACCACCCACCGCCTGCACCCCGCCCACGCCCTGCGCGCCCGCGACGTCCGCGTCTCCTTCGGCGGCACGGAGGTGGTCGCCGGGGTCGACCTCGACCTGCGGGCCGGCGAGTGGCTCGGCCTCATCGGGCCCAACGGCTCGGGCAAGTCGACCTTCCTGCGCTCTCTCGTGCGGCTCGTGCCGCGCACCGGCACCGTGGAGCGGGGCGACGGCACCCCGCCCGGCCCCACCGACCTCTCGCTCATGCCGCAGTCGCCCGAGCTGCCGCCGGGGATGCCGGTGGTCGAGTACGTCCTCCTCGGTCGCACCGCCCACCTCGGCTGGCTGTCCATGGAGTCGCGCGCCGACCGGCGCATCGCCACCGACGTGCTGCGCCGCCTCGGGCTCGCGTCCTTCGCCGGCCGCCCGGTCCGCAGCCTGTCCGGCGGGGAGGCGCAGCGGGTCGTCATCGCCCGCGCCCTGGTGCAGCAGAGCCCGGTCCTGCTGCTCGACGAGCCCACCAGCGCCCTCGACGTGGGCCACCAGGTCGAGGTGCTCGAGCTCGTCGACGAGCTGCGCCGCGAGGACGGCCTGACCGTGGTGGCGGCCATGCACGACCTCGGGATGGCGGCGCGCTACGCCGACCGCCTCCTCCTCCTCGAGCGCGGCGCCCCGGTGGCGCTCGGCACCCCCGACGAGGTCCTCGAGGACACCCTGCTCAGCCGGGTCTACCACCACCCGGTGCGCGTCCACCGGCTCGACGGCCACCTCGTCGTGCTGCCGCAGGCGCGGGCACCGCATACCCCGGCCTCGGCGCCGATCCCCCTGCTGGAGCCGTCCACCCCGTCCTCACCCCGTTCTGGACGTAGGAATGTGGGCGACGGGTCCCAGAAACCTAGGTCCACCAACCCCCGCCCGGCGGGGGCCACCGAGGAGGTCTCATGA